The following are encoded together in the Thermodesulfobacteriota bacterium genome:
- a CDS encoding DMT family transporter, which yields MSQRLGDETKGVIAIVVSATMYGFTGLFIRFLTGIGLNVYSINFVEYLMGTVLIYFIADRWGGKIELPLRKEWLYLMFIGFCYFGVTMTLFYAFNYTTIANTELLHYTFPILTVFGAALFLNERLNGRKVLALVLSMAGLVLIFDQSLNFSQKVLFGSFCALLSAFPVAAMTLIGRKLRNRSAYFTTFWSIAFACVIYFPFFISNNSISNMQQVGYIFVASVFFIGITTPLYFYSLRHIAASTTAILMLFEIISGIIIGLIVYQEVPRLVNLLGGLLIVISCVLVLRDSYKNIADEIS from the coding sequence GTGAGCCAAAGGTTAGGTGATGAAACAAAAGGAGTGATTGCAATTGTTGTTTCGGCGACTATGTATGGATTCACAGGACTCTTCATCAGATTCCTCACCGGGATCGGGCTAAACGTCTATTCCATCAACTTTGTAGAATATCTAATGGGCACAGTACTCATTTACTTTATTGCGGACAGGTGGGGGGGAAAAATCGAATTGCCTCTGCGAAAAGAATGGCTTTATTTGATGTTCATAGGTTTTTGCTATTTCGGGGTGACGATGACCCTGTTTTATGCCTTCAATTACACCACGATTGCCAACACTGAATTACTGCATTACACTTTCCCAATTTTAACTGTGTTCGGCGCCGCCTTGTTTCTCAACGAAAGGTTAAATGGGCGTAAGGTGTTAGCACTTGTGCTGTCAATGGCTGGATTGGTTTTGATTTTTGATCAGTCATTAAACTTTTCTCAAAAAGTGTTATTTGGGAGCTTTTGTGCCCTTCTATCTGCATTTCCGGTGGCAGCAATGACACTAATCGGCAGAAAGTTAAGAAATCGTTCCGCATATTTCACTACGTTTTGGAGTATAGCCTTTGCCTGCGTTATCTATTTTCCATTTTTCATTTCTAATAACTCCATATCCAACATGCAGCAGGTTGGATATATTTTTGTAGCAAGTGTATTTTTCATAGGCATAACAACGCCGCTATATTTTTACAGTTTAAGACACATCGCTGCTTCAACCACAGCTATACTAATGTTATTCGAAATTATTAGTGGGATAATCATTGGGTTAATCGTCTATCAAGAGGTCCCTCGGCTCGTTAACCTTCTCGGCGGGCTGCTGATAGTGATTAGCTGTGTGTTGGTATTAAGGGATTCCTACAAAAACATCGCAGACGAAATATCATAG
- a CDS encoding thioredoxin family protein: protein MNQEQAKSILKSLNGKVAFVLLKNGEGGLFTKLKVFAHQLSGLSDLITIEESLAKNGSIAPAINLANSSQGNICYAALPDGGELAPFLRTLVHMGNSTNSLKEDTVHYLLGLNQDVTIEVLITQSCPVCPRMVELVNQLALCSHRIKVWIVDVDYFPHIREKHRAASAPTTVINDRVQIVGAVNEKELLNWIYKALSEEGLPDVVASLLTIGNSGKALEIITEENRPDLLIDLMGRPEFTVRLGAMVVIESLQQTAPERIPRLVPGLIKLLDSDMLNIRGDAAFMLGKIGDPRAIEPLRRLVPGEQNPDLLEIAKEALGSLQGQEDV, encoded by the coding sequence ATGAATCAGGAACAGGCTAAAAGTATTCTGAAAAGTTTAAACGGAAAAGTGGCTTTCGTTCTCCTTAAAAATGGGGAGGGTGGACTCTTTACTAAATTAAAAGTATTTGCGCATCAACTATCCGGTCTTTCAGATTTAATAACGATAGAAGAATCATTGGCTAAAAATGGCTCTATCGCTCCGGCCATTAACCTGGCCAATTCATCCCAGGGAAATATCTGCTATGCCGCCCTCCCCGATGGAGGCGAACTCGCCCCCTTTTTAAGAACCCTGGTCCACATGGGAAACAGCACAAATTCCCTTAAAGAAGACACCGTACACTATTTGCTCGGCCTCAACCAGGACGTAACTATCGAGGTTTTGATTACTCAATCCTGCCCGGTCTGCCCCAGAATGGTCGAGCTGGTCAATCAGCTCGCGCTGTGTTCTCATAGGATTAAGGTGTGGATAGTCGATGTGGATTATTTCCCGCATATCCGGGAAAAACATCGCGCCGCCTCAGCCCCCACCACGGTAATCAACGACCGGGTGCAGATCGTCGGCGCTGTAAATGAAAAAGAACTATTAAACTGGATATACAAGGCCCTTTCTGAAGAAGGCTTGCCGGACGTGGTGGCCTCACTTTTAACCATAGGCAATAGCGGAAAAGCGCTGGAGATTATTACTGAAGAGAATAGACCCGACCTCCTCATCGATTTAATGGGCAGGCCGGAGTTCACAGTGAGACTGGGGGCGATGGTAGTCATCGAATCCCTGCAACAGACTGCCCCGGAGAGGATACCCCGGCTTGTCCCTGGTCTTATAAAATTGCTGGACTCGGATATGTTGAACATCCGCGGGGACGCAGCCTTTATGCTGGGCAAGATCGGCGATCCACGCGCCATAGAACCCTTAAGACGTCTGGTGCCCGGAGAACAGAATCCAGACCTCCTGGAAATTGCAAAGGAAGCCCTCGGCAGTCTCCAGGGTCAAGAGGATGTATAG